One part of the Thermococcus litoralis DSM 5473 genome encodes these proteins:
- a CDS encoding 7-cyano-7-deazaguanine synthase — protein sequence MLKCSLCIHDERTAKIKIVDGKPLCKECINYLAHKPDKEKIRAELEELMRKVDKAIVAFSGGKDSTVALYLAKDKYNVDVEAVMIDHGFMAREAIENAKRIAKHLEVPLTILHHDYSDIFREALLKGKSPCKKCSSRTMEKLRKYALRKGIKYIITGHELPFGHHPYRLMSNGIVQIRLLSLMSEEERFEILNKLPFKFPELAGYTTNCLILGPALRRYYEKHGYSFETRRIAALVRYGLINKEKALKKISKPEIPEEIEEKIYGKLGIIQSK from the coding sequence ATGCTCAAATGCTCACTCTGCATACACGACGAGAGAACTGCAAAGATCAAAATCGTTGATGGAAAACCCCTCTGCAAGGAATGCATAAACTACCTAGCCCATAAGCCAGACAAAGAAAAAATACGGGCTGAACTTGAAGAGCTGATGAGAAAAGTGGACAAAGCCATAGTGGCTTTCTCAGGTGGTAAAGACAGCACGGTTGCCCTTTATCTCGCAAAAGATAAATATAACGTTGATGTTGAAGCTGTAATGATAGACCACGGCTTTATGGCGAGAGAAGCTATAGAGAACGCAAAAAGAATAGCCAAACACCTCGAAGTGCCCTTGACGATTCTTCACCATGATTACTCTGACATCTTTAGGGAGGCTCTCCTTAAAGGCAAATCCCCATGCAAAAAGTGCTCCTCGAGGACGATGGAGAAGCTTAGAAAATACGCCCTAAGGAAGGGAATCAAATACATAATAACAGGGCATGAGCTTCCTTTTGGTCATCATCCCTACAGACTGATGAGCAATGGAATAGTACAAATCCGGTTGCTGAGCCTTATGAGTGAGGAAGAGCGCTTTGAAATTCTCAACAAGCTTCCTTTCAAGTTCCCTGAGCTTGCCGGCTACACAACCAACTGCCTAATCTTGGGCCCTGCACTCAGGAGATATTACGAGAAGCACGGCTACAGCTTTGAGACGAGGAGGATAGCAGCACTGGTGAGATATGGGTTAATTAACAAGGAGAAAGCCCTAAAAAAGATCAGCAAACCTGAAATCCCGGAGGAAATTGAGGAAAAAATCTATGGAAAATTAGGAATCATCCAGAGCAAATGA
- the taw2 gene encoding tRNA(Phe) (4-demethylwyosine(37)-C(7)) aminocarboxypropyltransferase Taw2 produces the protein MKRRKTQLIKPRIREILSKTLPPELVNLLPKHWVQLGDVLILPLREELLPYKYEIAKVYAEVLGVKTVLRKGKIGGEFRETNYEIIYGNDPVTIHKENGILYKFDASKIMFSPANVKERVRMASIAKPDELVVDMFAGIGHLSLPIAKHCGARVIAIEKSPYTFKFLVENIELNKVQDRMTAYNIDNREFKGENIADRILMGYVVKTHEFIPKALEIAKDEAVIHYHNTVPERLMPREPFETFQKIAREHGYESELLESRIIKRYAPGVWHVVLDIRVFKK, from the coding sequence ATGAAGAGAAGAAAGACCCAGCTCATAAAACCCCGTATAAGAGAGATACTGAGCAAAACCCTTCCTCCCGAATTAGTGAACCTTCTTCCAAAACATTGGGTTCAGCTGGGAGATGTTTTAATCCTTCCCCTTCGAGAAGAGCTCTTGCCTTACAAATATGAGATCGCAAAGGTCTATGCGGAAGTTTTGGGTGTCAAAACAGTCTTGAGGAAGGGAAAGATTGGCGGAGAATTCAGGGAGACCAACTATGAGATAATCTACGGAAACGATCCGGTAACGATCCACAAAGAGAACGGCATCCTCTACAAGTTTGATGCCTCTAAAATCATGTTCTCCCCTGCAAATGTAAAGGAAAGGGTTAGAATGGCGAGCATTGCAAAGCCGGATGAACTTGTTGTAGATATGTTCGCAGGAATAGGTCACCTGAGCCTGCCCATAGCAAAGCACTGCGGTGCTAGGGTAATAGCAATCGAAAAGAGCCCCTATACCTTTAAGTTCTTGGTCGAAAACATCGAGCTCAACAAAGTTCAGGACAGAATGACGGCCTACAACATAGATAACAGAGAATTTAAAGGAGAAAATATAGCCGATAGGATTTTGATGGGCTACGTTGTCAAAACGCATGAATTCATTCCGAAAGCTTTGGAGATAGCAAAGGATGAAGCGGTGATTCATTACCACAACACCGTTCCAGAGAGGCTGATGCCTAGGGAGCCCTTTGAGACCTTTCAAAAAATAGCCAGGGAACACGGCTACGAGAGCGAGCTGTTGGAGAGCAGGATAATCAAACGCTACGCTCCGGGAGTATGGCACGTTGTTCTGGACATAAGGGTCTTCAAGAAGTAG
- the cas4 gene encoding CRISPR-associated protein Cas4, with product MSELLEFYASEAMTCPRRVYFRLKGYKEKWPEFVRVRLEQGVNTHNVLGEILKKRFGFELEKHIVLKSPRLGLEIHGRIDAFRRFPIEIKGKTSLPRLPYDYHLAQLNVYLRWAESEYGYLYYVKLHEEPKRVLKDVDFSRFPIVRGKNFKAFEVPYDEKLFKETVKQFYLIKKHYEKGVPPEGWKDYTCKFCPYYYICFGNGFTP from the coding sequence ATGAGTGAGCTACTTGAGTTTTATGCAAGTGAAGCCATGACGTGCCCCCGAAGGGTTTACTTTCGTCTTAAGGGGTATAAGGAAAAGTGGCCCGAATTTGTAAGGGTGAGGCTTGAGCAAGGGGTTAACACCCATAATGTTCTTGGAGAGATACTTAAGAAAAGGTTTGGTTTTGAGCTTGAGAAGCATATAGTGTTAAAATCCCCCCGTCTAGGGCTTGAAATCCACGGGAGGATAGATGCATTCAGGCGGTTTCCAATAGAGATAAAGGGAAAAACTTCCCTTCCAAGGCTCCCCTATGACTACCATCTAGCCCAGCTGAACGTTTATCTAAGGTGGGCAGAGAGTGAATACGGCTATTTGTATTATGTTAAGCTGCATGAGGAACCAAAGAGGGTTTTGAAGGACGTGGACTTTTCCAGATTCCCAATAGTCAGGGGAAAGAACTTTAAAGCTTTTGAAGTGCCCTATGACGAAAAGCTTTTCAAAGAGACCGTAAAGCAGTTTTACCTGATAAAAAAACATTATGAAAAGGGCGTTCCCCCAGAGGGGTGGAAGGACTACACATGTAAGTTCTGTCCCTACTATTACATTTGTTTTGGAAATGGATTTACTCCTTAG
- a CDS encoding MBL fold metallo-hydrolase has translation MALEKLGENLYLYPGSPSTMIKVEENVVIIDPGNGSKRHKELRRELRKINLEIDYMLSTHGHADHIAIAPKLGKPLFIHRYEFSIAESPLNRELLTFGSKAPKGFLVYQFPQEVRVHGVFDWNDVLFGLKTVELSGHSPGMTGFLDEENGVLYAGDSFFGERVIQSVGLPYLVEPELFKESIRKLMGYAEEGILLIPSHGRAVKGEEALKLLELNLQRVEEGEKKILELLREPKSVSELSYALAKDFGAKITPQILALNQVPIRAIIADLYNRDLIEAVIENDLKWKAKE, from the coding sequence ATGGCACTTGAGAAACTTGGAGAAAACCTCTATCTTTACCCTGGGAGTCCTTCTACAATGATAAAAGTTGAGGAAAACGTGGTTATTATTGATCCGGGAAATGGGAGCAAAAGGCATAAAGAACTCAGACGAGAGCTGAGGAAAATAAACCTTGAGATTGACTACATGCTCTCCACCCATGGACATGCCGATCACATAGCAATCGCACCGAAGCTTGGGAAGCCCTTATTTATTCACAGGTATGAGTTCTCCATAGCTGAAAGCCCCCTCAACAGGGAGCTCTTGACCTTTGGTTCGAAGGCACCAAAAGGGTTTTTGGTCTACCAGTTTCCACAAGAAGTCAGAGTTCATGGAGTTTTTGACTGGAACGATGTGCTCTTTGGGCTGAAAACGGTAGAGCTCTCGGGACACTCGCCAGGAATGACGGGTTTCCTAGATGAGGAAAACGGCGTTTTGTACGCGGGAGATAGCTTTTTTGGTGAGAGGGTTATTCAGTCCGTAGGCTTGCCTTATTTAGTTGAGCCAGAGCTTTTCAAGGAGTCTATAAGGAAATTAATGGGTTACGCAGAGGAAGGCATTCTACTCATCCCTTCCCACGGAAGGGCTGTAAAAGGAGAAGAGGCTCTAAAACTGCTTGAACTTAACCTTCAAAGAGTAGAAGAAGGAGAAAAAAAGATTCTTGAGCTATTAAGAGAGCCAAAGAGTGTAAGTGAGCTTAGCTATGCACTTGCAAAGGACTTTGGAGCAAAAATAACACCCCAGATACTCGCTTTGAATCAAGTCCCAATAAGGGCAATAATCGCGGATCTCTATAATCGAGACCTCATAGAGGCAGTCATAGAAAACGACCTCAAGTGGAAAGCTAAGGAGTAA
- a CDS encoding HD domain-containing protein codes for MLNLFAEAGKLKKLPRMGWLLRGVQSPESVAEHTFRVAFITLFLGDELRKRGMEINVEKALKIAILHDLAEARITDLPLEAQKYVDKKKAERKAMVDILGAERVEYFKLFQEYEEEKSPEGRLVKFADKLEMVLQAWEYEKAGSKGLEEFWEALEYLKKSEFYPYFKELVDELERLR; via the coding sequence ATGTTAAACCTTTTTGCAGAGGCTGGGAAGTTAAAGAAGCTCCCCAGAATGGGATGGTTGCTTAGAGGAGTTCAGAGCCCGGAAAGCGTTGCTGAACATACGTTTAGGGTGGCTTTCATAACCCTATTCTTGGGAGACGAACTAAGAAAAAGAGGAATGGAAATAAACGTCGAGAAAGCGCTGAAGATAGCTATCCTCCACGATCTTGCTGAGGCAAGGATCACTGATTTGCCCCTTGAGGCGCAGAAGTACGTGGATAAGAAGAAAGCCGAGAGAAAGGCCATGGTGGACATTCTCGGCGCTGAGAGGGTGGAATACTTCAAGCTTTTTCAAGAGTATGAAGAAGAAAAAAGTCCAGAGGGAAGGCTTGTCAAGTTTGCCGACAAGCTTGAAATGGTTCTCCAAGCATGGGAATACGAAAAAGCAGGATCAAAAGGTCTGGAGGAGTTTTGGGAGGCTTTGGAGTATTTAAAGAAAAGTGAATTTTACCCATATTTTAAAGAGCTCGTTGATGAGCTGGAAAGGCTGAGGTGA
- a CDS encoding Era-like GTP-binding protein, whose amino-acid sequence MIKVAIIGAENVGKSTLMNALLGRKISETQPIPGTTKGVIRRAFGTVKIPKTMKNPLGGADELVLIDTAGLYDPQHELRGKVLSEEKFKELLNEIVSADIVIHMIDAQYGLHRGMEKLHHLLKFRYDKPIIVVVNKIDLVPREKAEELREIIKKRLEQEPILLSLVTYEGFNELLEKLTYYAQYARRS is encoded by the coding sequence ATGATAAAGGTTGCGATTATTGGTGCTGAAAATGTAGGCAAATCCACACTTATGAATGCTCTCCTTGGGAGAAAAATCTCTGAAACGCAGCCTATCCCCGGCACCACAAAAGGAGTCATAAGAAGGGCTTTTGGGACGGTTAAGATTCCGAAAACAATGAAGAACCCTCTTGGAGGTGCTGACGAGCTGGTTTTAATTGATACAGCTGGACTGTATGACCCACAGCATGAACTTAGGGGGAAAGTTCTGAGCGAGGAGAAGTTCAAAGAGCTCCTGAACGAAATCGTCTCAGCGGACATAGTTATTCATATGATAGATGCCCAATATGGCCTTCACAGGGGAATGGAAAAGTTACACCATCTGCTAAAGTTCAGATATGATAAGCCGATAATAGTTGTTGTCAATAAGATAGACCTTGTGCCGAGAGAAAAGGCCGAGGAGCTTAGAGAAATCATCAAGAAGAGACTTGAGCAAGAGCCAATACTGCTATCATTGGTTACCTATGAGGGATTTAACGAACTTTTAGAAAAGCTGACGTATTACGCTCAGTACGCCAGGAGGTCTTGA
- a CDS encoding DUF257 family protein, whose translation MLEILNKLKPGEIVLVEYSSKDDPSLFFIEVINWAELKKHQVLITDLFNRIELCLKRMKMRVPHCEALEKAKFIEIGYHELPEVNMVGFLRADRELPALFKAYRELFEEVVSKQFTVILVTGIERWILMRNEGIPFVNVLSTFLGDTRRIAFYFVNRDVLSGNNREVLSLLEDLATTIIEFKKDNKRKLVITKALNTDLEDYEMELYP comes from the coding sequence ATGCTCGAAATCCTGAATAAGTTAAAACCGGGAGAAATTGTGCTGGTGGAGTATTCATCAAAAGATGATCCTTCGCTGTTTTTTATTGAAGTGATAAACTGGGCCGAGCTTAAAAAACACCAGGTGCTTATTACCGACCTCTTTAACCGAATAGAGTTATGCCTGAAACGAATGAAGATGAGAGTCCCCCACTGTGAAGCCCTTGAGAAGGCAAAGTTCATTGAGATTGGATATCACGAACTGCCAGAGGTAAACATGGTTGGATTTTTAAGAGCGGACAGAGAACTGCCCGCGTTGTTTAAAGCGTATAGAGAACTCTTTGAGGAAGTTGTAAGCAAGCAATTTACCGTAATATTAGTAACCGGGATAGAAAGATGGATTCTTATGAGAAACGAAGGGATTCCGTTTGTTAATGTCCTCTCAACATTTTTAGGAGACACCCGCAGGATAGCCTTTTATTTCGTAAACAGAGATGTCCTAAGCGGAAATAATAGAGAAGTTCTCTCACTGCTGGAAGACCTCGCAACGACAATCATAGAATTCAAAAAAGACAATAAGAGAAAGCTCGTGATTACTAAAGCATTGAACACGGACTTAGAGGACTATGAGATGGAGCTGTATCCCTAA
- a CDS encoding secondary thiamine-phosphate synthase enzyme YjbQ, producing the protein MIFEIDIPTREEFELIDITPLVNEKIRESGIKEGIAIIFTRHTTTALFINENESGLLEDVREFLQSLVPKGKGYRHDRIDSNAHSHLRSILLSPSLAIPIKDGKLLLGTWQSVIFAELDGPRRRKVFVKICEC; encoded by the coding sequence GTGATCTTCGAGATTGATATTCCAACAAGGGAGGAGTTTGAACTTATTGACATCACTCCCTTGGTAAACGAGAAGATAAGGGAAAGCGGGATAAAAGAAGGAATAGCCATAATTTTCACTCGGCATACTACAACAGCCCTCTTCATAAACGAGAACGAAAGCGGCCTGCTTGAGGACGTTAGGGAATTTCTCCAAAGTCTTGTGCCTAAGGGAAAAGGCTACAGACACGACAGAATAGACAGCAACGCCCACTCCCATCTGAGGAGCATCCTTCTAAGCCCAAGCCTAGCAATTCCGATAAAAGACGGAAAACTCTTACTTGGGACATGGCAGAGCGTGATCTTTGCCGAGCTAGATGGACCAAGGAGGAGAAAGGTTTTTGTGAAAATATGTGAGTGCTGA